The genomic segment GTTGTTAATATTTCTTCACTACTAATTTCATCATATTCATCttcattttcaattaaatataattcaatattatctttgactttagaaattaaaaatgatgaaataaaaaacattccTAAAGAAATATGTCTTGATGTACCAAGGAAAGCATAAATTAATGGTGCAAAAAATGATGTATATAAACCATAACTTATACCAAAGTTTGTAAGATGACCACAACTTAATGCTTCAGGAATAGAAAACAATCCTAAAAATATACCACAAATACTGTCATCTAAAAGAcgtttttgtttataattcTTTATCCATTTTATACCAGGAATAAGATCAGATATAGATCCTTTtcttaaatgataaaaaatatcaaaacaccaaatttttgaatataattttatccaAAAGTTTGTATTTTGATTATCAactaaaaattctttatcaaattcatcctaaacatattaaaatatttaaaatgatatgtACTTACCTgagtatataaaatatattttatttttttatcacctTCTAAAaccattaaatattttaatttgcaaaaaagaaaataaaaagcaaagttttttttttaacttattaaatacaatattaaaataaatattaggtttaatttcaaaattttaataaatgattgATCTATTTGTGAATagttttctaataattttaaaaaatcttaaatatcattttaaaaaacgtcaatcaaagaatatttatttcatttaaatataatattataagttgtatataaaagttattgatattttttttaaatatttgtttttctttaaaataacatttcaaaaaaaatttttagtatataattaaatttaaaaacaccagaaagattaaaataatttgtaatatgataatttgacaaatattttaaaaaataaaaatatatatttattttagattgTACGTTTTCCTAATCCAAGACCACCAAGTGTATCAAAATCAAAAGGATGAAATTTCAAGtcttttctaaataaaaaaaaattcttattaGAGGAACGTTTTGTtagatcaatttttattgtattcaTTCTATCATAAGTATTTATGTTTTCTaacaaaaatgatattaattacatatttctttacttactatatttatttattttgtcatttttataataaaaaggtTTTTCATTCATAATCATATCATCCACAAAAGttggtaaattttttctacGTTTGTAGGCAAatactaaataaaatattaaagataaatgttttaaaattacctTTTTCAACAATGTAATTTGGATTTATTGTAGCATCATTTCTTAAGAAACTggtataattattattatcttgtTGTGTTTCACCAAATAATTGGatcaaaaaaagtaaaattaaatattttttaatattttttaaaaacattactACTAAGAAAGATGtgttctataaaaaaaagcttaaaaatagattgaaaaatatatcttactgacaattaaaatttctgcAAACTTTTCatccaaaaaattttaatatttaatattttttttaaattttcttattaaatatatatatatatttttaattaaatataatatatatgtatattttttttataatatttattatataaaagcatgtcaattaatcatttattaCAAATGTTTCATGAAATAAAGTACAGTCTTCTATTAAAATGCCAtcaatttatcattttaatttttacattaaaataaaacttattatttttaattattttttttaattataaaaaaaataagaacaataaaaataaataacaaaaaaatcaGTTATCAAACAcgtcaattttattttatttatcatttatctttgtcataaagtatttaacgaatgaaaaattttttttaaattaatttatttttgtacaTAAAGAAAtgaatattgttaaataaaatatattttatatacaattaaagtatattaaaaacttttcctgaaaaaaaaataatttttaaccaTTGATAtcaatacaaatattttgcTCTTATTAAACttatgaataaatattataaaggaagtttttaattattataataagtaaaaattttttttctctttaaaagtaaaaaaaaatttaggcAATTTCATCATTGACAAATTTAATAActtcaacatttttttcttcatttgtTGATAATGTTTCCGTTGAATGATTACGACCATGGGGAAACCAATGTCTAATACAATAAGCAATAAGGTATGCAAGAAGAACATAGACAGCTGTAATAACACAAAGTATCATAAGATATTTAAGTATAATTATTGGAAAAATTGATTGAAGAATATAATCTTGACAATACATTTTCTTTGATTTAACATTAAGACTACAACCCAATTCTTTAGCTAATTTGGCAAATGATTCTAAACTTGGTATTTCAACGGCAGCAATAtccattatattatataaacttGAAACTATAACACTTCTTGCCCAAAGAAGTATTGGTAAAGTTGAAAATGCTACAAAATCAAttaatttcataaaaattgaatGGCATGATTTCATTGATGTAAATGGAacaataaacataaaaaaacatGAAATACTTAAAGAAACACACATAGATCCAACAGTCATCCacatattctttttataatcagTAAGAACATCAATTTGTGCCTGTAAAAGTTTTTGGTTATATACATGGCTTGGGACTCTAAATGTATCAGCATAATCATAAATACGATGAACATGATCCTCATAAGCTGagtatgtttttaaaaatggttGAATATAGTATAAATGTGATACAGCAAGAATAAAAAGAACAATAAGTTTTAAACATTGTGAATatttaatcttaaaaaaaaaaactttattaaaatatgttaaaaataaatttacctGTGAGTACCAAAAAATTTGacaatttgttaaattattacaatcATCACATAAATCTTCAtccaaaaaattatttaattctttcATTTTATGTGTAACTTTTATAAGTTTGTCGTGTTTTTCTTTATTCTTAATTATTtccattataaatatttattttcttggCAGGAAACAACAAATTGAATGtgaaagattttttttgCAGTATCTAAAAAtcaatagaaatattttaatggaagaaaaaaaaaaatttaaaattcatacaaatttattataagaaaagtatagtaaaattaaattaaacagactactaaaattttaagaatgtAACTAAAAGATAGTGTACAAATTGATTGGGAAAAGCTTTTATAGTCTAATATTTATGACAATCAAAGGGATatcaatgaaaaaaaaaaatatttttatgataacgAATGTATGGTCACGAGATCGatcaacaaatatttttaatactaattattaactaaatgaaaaataaaaaataaaatgataataagaTTTTGTTAGAATAAATAAAGGAggtataaagaaaaatatttaaaaaaaaaaaatatataaaaataaaagaagaatatttaaaagaaaaataaataaaaacagtatgatataataatttatatttatgaaataCGTTTACATAGGCATTCGATTTTGGGATAAcatatatctttataaaaacatttttttatttaatcattaGTTACAATATCGTTTGACTTACTTTCGTATGTTCCTCTATTTACACAGTTTTACTAAGAATGATAGTAAGAGAGTATATAGTGAGATACTACGTAACTGTTAGTTGGCAAATGTGGTCAGAGAAAGTTGAATAGAATATGTTCCTGGCACCTTATGTCACGACAtgtcattattttttcttttttttttatttcaacaaTAGAAAAAGGTAAGCCTTCTACTAAAATATGCTCAAAGAAAAAGCAATGAATagtataataatacaatacTTAACTGGttataatagttaaaaaattataaaacaaaataaaatgttaaaataaaatacaaaatgaagaataaatttaggatgatttgattaatataaattattatattattttcaaaaacttGATGAcattgaaattattttttttttctaaatttacaaatgattagatagttttttaattataagatataacaggatttatttttttattaatggtagattttttttttgtattttaaatttcacgatatatttgataatttttttgtagaaattaatttgtttataaGTACACAagtacatttataaaatatttaatatagatGTAATTAgatgtaataaataaaaaaaaattatttataattttaaattaactaatattttttcctcaaatgaagataatttaaaagtataactaaaattatattcttcttatttaataatttcattaaaaaaatgttatttagttagataatttttttattagtataattaatttgtaacataaaatttattaatagaaataaaaaacatatgatttaaaaattataccaAATGTTCTATagctttttattattatttttaatgtaaaaataaataatatttttaatataaaacaattaattctataaatactaataaatagtatatgttacagtttttatattttaaaatatctagTATACAATCGTTGGTTgtttttatacattatatatcatcaataaaacaaataaatgtaaTCAGTCATTCAAATATAtgattatcataaaatatataaaattttttttaaaagtaatttttaaaaatcaaataattatttgtttatacaataaacttacacatttacaataaaatttaagaaaatgtcatataaaaaaaaattttttagaaaaaagtaATGCGCTCTagattaaagataaatacttatgatttatatatttgaacgtatttttttttgatattaaaagaaattttaaaattttaaatataatacgttcaaaaaaatattgcatttttttattttttttcataagaaattttttttttgttgttaagTACTACTAAtgtaaaagatatataaatttcaaaaaacagatatattaaaataatataattattattatttatttaattgttgtTAGTGTCTTGACCAGCTAACATTGCTTTTAATGTACATAAATCATTATtaagttttataatttcttgCTTTAATTGTTCATTTTCTTGTTCCAATTGAAGTGCTCTTTTTGATCTGTATTCAAATACTGCTCTTCTATTAGCTCGGCACCTTTTGGCAGCCTCATTGTTGCGACGTCTTCTATCAATATACTAAAATAGAAATagaaatagtaaaaaatagtattaaaagattattataaaatgtaggttagtaaaattattatagtaatttatatatatatatatatatatatatttaaatatatttattacattCAACAGACATTGAAagtgaaataataatatatttattaaaaaaaaaacttacttttTGATAATCACTTTTGTATCCATTACAATTTGATCCGGATGAATCTCTTGAATTGGCAGGACTAGCTTGTGAATGATTTGAATCTGATATACTATGAGGACTTCCAGAACTTTCTGCATCAATTTTATTGATTGaattattcatattaattgttaaacTTTCTAATGTATTTTCTTTACCACCATTAGAAACAAATAATCCTGATTGTTGTTCAGTACGACTTTGTTGAACTGAAGGAGATCTCCTTGTTGTTGATAAAAGTGTACTTAACAAAGATGGTATTGAACATGATGTTTGTTGAGATGTTGTCAATGCTTTTGATTGCTCTAATGTATctaaatatacataattgaaaattaatttaatattctatatatatatattttttattttaatactaataataatattataattattaatattaataaaaaaaatatataaatataataacttaCCATCTTTAAgattgttaatattattaaaatgtgcTAAAGTTGATAATTGGGAATTTGTTGTTCCATGTAATTTAGCACCATTTTCCAAAATACTATGTAATGAATTATTTCTTTGATCATATTGAAATATAGATGAATCTGGATTACGAAGaatatttgttaaagaaTTTGCTGGTTTCAATACTGATGGGATAAATAGAGGAATATTTGATTCTATATAATCATTTCTTCCATTTATATGTTGTAAATTTATACTTGTTTGAGATTGTTGTGGCATTGATGGGCCATATGATAATCCAACTGATGAATTTGTTGGTAATTGAATACTTTGTGTATTTGTAGCAAAAAATGCTGTTGGATTTATGGTAGGAAGATAGGATAGAGTATTAAATGGAGAATTTGGATCTAAATTATTACCTTgagaaaatgataaatgcGATGAGTCAGAAAAAGATAATCTTGGTGTTGAAGGTAAACTTTGTAATTCAAGTTTAGatcttaataaattattttctctTGTAAGTGTAAGTAATTTTTCTTccatttctttattaatttgAAGATCTGATGATATAgcttttgataatttttcagCTAATATTGGTGATGCAGATATTATAGATTTAGGTGGTATATCTAATTGAATtgaattaattgtttttggCTCATTAATAACAGAAGAAGATGTAAAAGCAGAAGGAGAAGATGATTTTTGATTTTGACATTGTGTAATTGATAATTGTTTTGTTTGACTATCCATATTATATTCCAGAATAAGGTTTTTGTCAAAATAcgtaattaatattaaacctaaaaaatcattttaaggATTACTTAAAGTGAATTACATGTGAAAGTAGggaaataaatatatgtgtTGCGCGAAAATTATTATGCAAACTACgcgttaaaataaaattatacattagaaaataacaaaaattcgAAATAAACCCGGACTTGACCTCCTTCGACCAATGTATTTCACCTTTCCATGTCCAACTGACTGGTTAGGATTTCTGGTTGAAAGAACAACAGGCTTATATTGGAGATATCTTGTAATCCGCCATAGGGTATACAGGCTTTTGATCCggttttttaataaaatttgctTTATTCATTTGATAAGGTGAAAGTAAGATAGGTATCAATAACATAATATGATTGATCTTAAggatattatattaatttttactagctattatattattacatatggaaaattaaataataataattttaaatgttggaaagaaataataaaatattatgaatgaaaaggaatttattaaaaaaaaaaaaagaaaaatttttatggataataatactttaacattatttttcaatagattttagatatcttttaatgttgattgctctttaaatatatacatctTAATATATGGGTTAAGCAAATCAACAAATTGaaactataataaaaagaaatataactatttttggtatattaaatttaaagtaatttgatagatgtaaaatattaatataaattaattatataaatgtttatatcaAGCTATTAATTTAagttaaagtaaaaataatttttttttttttaattcgtCATTTGCCAGATATCTAAACATTGAAGACTGATAATTGGAAATAGTTGTCAACAAATGCTCAAATAACATTTAAGTTCAATTTTTCGTGGCAGTCAACTGACCCAACGCCAAGCCGGCACCATAAGGACtgtgtaaataaaattgtgaTAGGGTAACAAACAACATCACTTTACTGATATAATAAAGGTTCTTTCTGGGtgcaaaaaaataattttaaggggggttttatttatgtttaaCGGGACAagatatatgtatatataaatgaataactatacttaaataattaagaaaataaattcaaTAAAGGTAGCGTAAAGAGTATTGACATTATATgataaagatttattttattacctatgtataaataaaagagaTGTGAGTTTGCCAATATCAATCTTgttaacatatttatatatatatatatatatatatttatatttatatatattataataaaaaaaaaatcttaaaatcttaaaaatttttaggtATCTACTATTTGGCAAGGGAAATTGTTAAATTgaatgaaataaaaagagGAATATAGGAGAATTATGTATAGAAAAAtgcttttaaattttcactCTTAAAATATGCCTACATATTTGCATACAAATAAAATCCACAAAATGTTGCAGTAACCGGTTATCATCAAAAATATAGGTCAATCCTCTACTATTACTTTCACGCATTCAAACTTTGttatagaaataattataaaaggCAATTCTTAAACTTTCggaatatttaacaattcaCAAAAtgttcatttttataattaaactagataaatataaaggTTAAGCAACCAATATATACTAAAATATATCCATacctatatattttataataataatataatgacattttattaaatttttgttttattctcatataaaaaaatcctTTTATAggtgtatatttatttatttatttttttaacaaaataatataaaaaaaatatgataaaaatatttgagggatatatatatatatatatgagtaaaaatgaaaatgaaaatgaaaatgattaacaaatattaaaataaataattttatcaagaaTTGTTACACCTTTCGATAAGAATATGATTTTCTGTCATCCTGTAACAGGCAAAATAAAAGTTAGGAACATGTTTCTGTCATAcgcaataaatatatataataattaatattttgaatcaTTCTACAAAGTTCATATCTGGAATATTCAAAAAGAGGAAAGTATTAATGACAAACTAATTTTAtctacatttttaaaataacattttctaAAAGTTGTTTCACTATTTTTCAAGAAAATGATTCATATTAttctatatattattaaaaatttattctttatataaaaatatacatttaaaatagaaaaataacttttatatcttaaaatcACAATAAACTTAATTGGTGAACTTTTTactattgaaaataatatatatgataatgtttta from the Strongyloides ratti genome assembly S_ratti_ED321, chromosome : X genome contains:
- a CDS encoding FI18412p1, yielding MVLEGDKKIKYILYTQDEFDKEFLVDNQNTNFWIKLYSKIWCFDIFYHLRKGSISDLIPGIKWIKNYKQKRLLDDSICGIFLGLFSIPEALSCGHLTNFGISYGLYTSFFAPLIYAFLGTSRHISLGMFFISSFLISKVKDNIELYLIENEDEYDEISSEEILTTITFTCGIIMDLQQE
- a CDS encoding Basic-leucine zipper domain-containing protein, with amino-acid sequence MDSQTKQLSITQCQNQKSSSPSAFTSSSVINEPKTINSIQLDIPPKSIISASPILAEKLSKAISSDLQINKEMEEKLLTLTRENNLLRSKLELQSLPSTPRLSFSDSSHLSFSQGNNLDPNSPFNTLSYLPTINPTAFFATNTQSIQLPTNSSVGLSYGPSMPQQSQTSINLQHINGRNDYIESNIPLFIPSVLKPANSLTNILRNPDSSIFQYDQRNNSLHSILENGAKLHGTTNSQLSTLAHFNNINNLKDDTLEQSKALTTSQQTSCSIPSLLSTLLSTTRRSPSVQQSRTEQQSGLFVSNGGKENTLESLTINMNNSINKIDAESSGSPHSISDSNHSQASPANSRDSSGSNCNGYKSDYQKYIDRRRRNNEAAKRCRANRRAVFEYRSKRALQLEQENEQLKQEIIKLNNDLCTLKAMLAGQDTNNN